A DNA window from Caretta caretta isolate rCarCar2 chromosome 7, rCarCar1.hap1, whole genome shotgun sequence contains the following coding sequences:
- the MEN1 gene encoding menin, which translates to MGLKPWQKALFPLRSVEDVVRLFEAELQQEQPDLVLLSLVLGFVEHFLAVNRVIPTNVPGISFEPRPGPEPDSLTYFPVAELSIVAALYARFTAQIRGAVDLSLYPRPEGFSSRELVKKVSDVIWNSLSRSYFKDRAHIQSLFSFITGTKLDSSGVAFAVVGACQVLGLPDVHLALSEDHAWVVFGRDGEQTAEVTWHGKGNEDRRGQTVNAGVAERSWLYLKGSYLRCDRHMEVAFMVCAINPSIDLHTDSLELLQLQQRLLWVLYDMGHLERYPMALGNLADLEELEPTPGRPDPLSIYHKGISSARKYYSNEHIYPYMYLAGYHCRNKNVKEALEAWADTATVIQDYNYCREDEEIYKEFFDVANDVVPNLLKEVANLAEPLEEKGAGERGEGSPAQAGGSALQDPECFAHLLRFYDGICKWEEGSPTPVLHVGWATFLVQSLGRFDGQVRQKVTIVARETEANEDDEQGSEDPREGRRRGPRRESKPEEPPLPKKATERRRPSSGQRPDKPSAVEKEEGGGPAPGVPPVPPPEGPVLTFQSEKMKGMKELLVAAKINSSAIKLQLTAQSQVQMKKQKVSAPRDYTLAFLKRPRKSL; encoded by the exons atggggctgaagccatggCAGAAGGCCCTGTTCCCGCTGCGCTCGGTGGAGGATGTGGTGCGACTATTCGAggctgagctgcagcaggagcagcccgATCTGGTGCTGCTGTCACTGGTGCTGGGTTTTGTGGAGCATTTCCTGGCCGTGAACCGAGTCATACCCACCAATGTGCCGGGCATCAGCTTCGAGCCACGCCCGGGCCCCGAGCCCGACAGCCTCACCTACTTCCCTGTGGCCGAGCTGTCCATCGTGGCTGCGCTGTATGCCCGCTTCACCGCCCAGATCCGCGGCGCTGTCGACCTGTCCCTCTATCCCCGGCCTGAGGGCTTCTCCTCCCGCGAGCTGGTCAAGAAGGTGTCAGACGTCATCTGGAACAGCCTCAGCCGGTCCTACTTCAAAGACCGGGCCCACATCCAGTCCCTCTTCAGCTTCATCACAG GCACTAAGCTGGACAGCTCAGGGGTGGCCTTTGCTGTGGTGGGGGCCTGCCAGGTGCTAGGGCTGCCAGACGTGCACCTCGCGCTCTCGGAGGACCATGCCTGGGTGGTGTTTGGCCGGGACGGCGAGCAGACGGCCGAGGTGACCTGGCACGGCAAAGGCAATGAGGACCGGCGTGGGCAGACCGTGAATGCCGGCGTGGCTGAGCGG AGCTGGCTGTACCTGAAGGGCTCGTACCTGCGCTGTGACCGGCACATGGAGGTGGCCTTCATGGTGTGTGCCATCAACCCCTCCATCGACCTGCACACTGAcagcctggagctgctgcagctgcagcag CGGCTCCTGTGGGTTCTCTACGACATGGGGCACCTGGAGAG GTACCCGATGGCACTGGGCAACCTAGCCGACCTAGAGGAGTTGGAGCCGACACCAGGCAGACCAGATCCCCTCTCCATCTACCATAAG GGCATCAGCTCAGCCAGGAAGTACTACAGCAACGAGCACATCTACCCCTACATGTACCTGGCTGGCTACCACTGTCGCAACAAGAATGTCAAGGAGGCGCTGGAGGCCTGGGCTGATACAGCCACCGTCATCCAGGA CTATAACTACTGCCGGGAGGACGAGGAGATCTATAAGGAATTCTTCGATGTGGCCAACGACGTGGTTCCCAACCTGCTCAAGGAGGTGGCCAACCTGGCAGAGCCACTGGAGGAGAAaggtgctggggagagaggagag GGGTCCCCGGCGCAGgctgggggctcagccctgcaggacccCGAGTGCTTCGCCCATCTGCTGCGCTTCTATGATGGCATCTGCAAGTGGGAGGAGGGCAGCCCCACGCCTGTATTGCATGTAGGCTGGGCCACTTTCCTGGTGCAGTCGCTGGGGCGCTTTGATGggcag gtgcGCCAGAAGGTGACAATTGTGGCGCGGGAGACGGAGGCCAATGAGGACGATGAGCAAGGCAGTGAGGATCCCCGTGAGGGGCGCCGGCGTGGACCCCGCCGCGAGTCGAAGCCGGAGGAGCCACCCCTGCCCAAGAAGGCCACCGAGCGCCGGCGCCCTAGCTCAGGCCAGCGGCCAGACAAGCCCTCTGcggtggagaaggaggagggggggggcccCGCCCCGGGGGtcccccctgtccccccacccgAGGGGCCTGTCCTCACCTTCCAGAGCGAGAAGATGAAGGGCATGAAGGAGCTGCTGGTGGCCGCCAAGATCAACTCGAGTGCCATCAAGCTGCAGCTCACGGCCCAGTCCCAGGTGCAGATGAAGAAGCAGAAGGTGTCAGCCCCGAGAGACTATACCCTGGCCTTCCTCAAGCGCCCCCGCAAGTCCCTCTGA